The segment gtaatagatggacattaacacccacacccacacagtaatagatggacattaacacctacacccacacagtaatagatggacactaacacacacacacagtatatatatatatatatatatatatatatatatatatatatatatatatatatatatatatatatatatatatatatatatatatatatatatatatatatatatatatatatatatatatatatatatatatatatatatatatatatatatatatatatatactatatatgtatatatatatatatatatatatatatatatatatatatatatatatatatatatatatatatatatatatatatatatatagaaactcCGCACCCCAGACCAGCCCTTGGTCCACCTCAATCTCCCTGCAGTGAGGACTGCGGCAAGCTCCCCCGTCTGCCACTTTTCAGTTGCCTCCATCATGTTCCGAACCACACCGTTAGAAGGgccactctccctctcactcgTACTCCAAGGAATCAGCAACCTCGCACACCAAAGGATTCTGGCCACACCACCACAGCGAAACTCCTGTCGAGTGCCCTAAGATTGTTACTTTCTGCCTTCATGGAACCAGATAATCCTTCTCGTTCCCTACATCTCAATGTTTCAAATCATATCTTCAGTGTTTTTCTAGTTCAACATGCCTTCTAAATTCAGCAAAGCCCCCGACTTTATCACCAGCCTTCACcacctgccttcctctccttgcttgtTCCCTCCGAGACAGGGTAAGCAAAGCAAAAAATAGCTTTGGGGACCCATCAGCTAGACTCCTCACACATATATGTATACACAAACATATCCCAAAATATTCAGGTCTTAAAGGCAAATACTTTGTTTTATAATCCTTTTCTTCTGGAAATcaatatacccataaaaaaaaaaaaaaaaaaatatatatatatatatatatatatatatatatatatatatatatatatatatatatatatatacatatatatacacacacacacaagattaaaCAACAAGACTAAATAAGAAGCTTCCTCCTCTAAGTAGTTTTGTAAACGTTTACTTTTAAACTCTAAAAAGTTTTTATATCTTTATCGTAATGCAGTGAACCCTTTTCCATCGTATTATTGATAACATCATCGCTTTCCTAAAGCAAGCAACAAATATACGGGCGCTGCGCgactcctttccttccgttcctgcAGTCCTCGAGGGGTTAGGAGGCCAACGTGGTAACATATGCACCTCTTAAGTGGTTTCGCTGAGAGGCTTCGGGGCGCATCAGCAGCCTTTAAAAAGGGTGCACGCAAGCAACGGCGGGCACTTTTTCGCGGCTGTCAACATGGTGAGGAGGAAATAGTTATGAAACAtgcacgttcacacacacacacacacacacatacacacacacacacacacacacacacacacacacatgcacgttcacacacacacacacacacacacacacacacacacacacacacacacacacacacacacacacacacacacacacacatgcttacaTATGTAGAAGCAGTAGGAGTAGAAACAGAAATATGCAAggattgataataataacagtgcaAACAGTCTTGGTATTGGTGGCGGTAGCATTAGAGGGACAAGGAGACTCATTGCACCGTGTTCCTTGGTAGCAGTtttgtagcagcagtagtggaaGAATGTGTAGCAGTGGTAATAGTAGGAACAACAggggttttattattattattattactattattattattattattattattattattattattattattattattattattattattattattattaatagtagtagtagtagtagtagtagtagtagtagtggtcgtggtagtcgtaatagtagtagtagtagtagtagtagtagtagtagtagtagtagtagtagtagtagtagtagtagtagtagtggtagtagtagtagtagtagtagtagtagtggtcgtggtagtcgtagtagtagtagtagtagtggtcgtggtagtcgtagtagtagtagtagtagcagtagtagtagtagtagtggtcgtggtagttgtagtagtagtagtagtagtagtagtagtagtagtagtagtagtagtagtagcagtagtagtaatagaagtagcagtACAAGCAGATGCAACAACACTAGTAgcagcagtaacaacaataagtaaaaacaaacaaaaaatcgtCAACAACTTCAACAACCTGAAAAAACATTAGGAACAATAATTCAATAACATAACAAGGAAACAAAAACGAATCATCAGGAACACCAGGAGCAATTGATTGGAACAAGTCTATATCAGGATCATCatcttcaacaacaacaagatcagTATTAACATCATTAGCAGCATTAGGAGCATCAAGACACTTCTctacctgaaactgacctctctttgtggcgctcgttctgttttctttcgtcGGAGCAGTGTCTAGCTGGCCTCTTTGTTccccttttgttttcttgtcttagagctgcctcccttgttgtaaaagaaaaaaaatcagcaatAGTATGAAAGTCAACAGGAGGAACAGCACTAATAGACGTAGCACCAAGAGTAACGGCAGTGGCAGCAGGAAAATACTTGAATATAATTATCATAGTGAAACCGGATTGGCAAGATCACTTTactttggcgttggctcccgcgggccctttccttcccaccgctccgccacacagtcccaacacccatTTTTCCTCTCGTATGTTACCTAAGgatgacatatgagaggaaaagataggtgctggggctgtgtggcagagcggcggggaggaaagggaccgcgggagccaacgcaaaAACGATCTCGTCAGTCTGGTTTCACAATAGTAGGTACAGTAACCGAAGTAGCAGTGACAGCATTATTTACCAGAGCAGTAACAGCAACACAGACTTTAAATAATATGCATTTCTTTTTCTAGAAATGTGTTAAGGTTCTCTTGCTCTTTTGCCTCCTCTCCATTGCGACGGGGACGGAAAAAAAAGGTACGTATCAATAATGATGCAGTATTACTAACACTGGCATTAATGCTAATACTAACACTTCGACTATAATAATACaagtaataatgacaataattatataagtgaaaataataataataaaaataataataataataataataataataataataataataataataataataataataataataataataataataataataataatgataactaataataataataaaaacaattgtaataacaatgataataataataataataataataataataataataataataataataataataataataataataataataataataagaagaagaagaagaagaagaagaagaaaacaataataatattgacaataatgatattaataatgctaatgaaaaacaataatatctataaaaagaataaaatattaATCAGTTGGGAAGTGGCCGTTACATaataactttttcttttccagACGAGGATGAGGGGGAAGCTAAATTAATAGTTAaaaactacaccaccaccacctggaccTTCCTATCTTCGTTCATCTCCACCGTGCCCTATACCTGCTACACCTGTGAGTATGGCTAGTATAAGTAGCAAAATAATCATCAGCAACAGTGGGAGTAAAGTAGTTATAAAAgtaatggtagttgtagtagtagtagtagagacctACTGAAAGgatgcaagccactcccggtgaggtatatactgGAGACGAAGGGATGCTGCAAGCCTATCAAAGGCCCTCCCGTGTCCACCCgttccgtttcccttttgtctcatttaACACCAGAGAGtgattcagcatgctctctaaagacaaaatCCAAGGCAGTCTAGCTGCTGTAGACTTTTGAAGAGAACAACCCTGTAAGCTTGCTCACCATGCCTATTAGTACAAGAAGATGAGAgcaaaagctggtggtgaacattgcgATCTTCTAACTTAgggatttcagcgaaggaagcgcgagtcaagatgtgctccactaaTGAATTCAAATGATCAAAtttttttacatagttggtagaattAGGTAAGACCTAAAAAGTGCATACATATTCAATGATACAATGGCAATTAACGATTAGCCAAATATTGGAATATTCTGAAAAATCAAGGTTGTGACCACAGGAGTAAGTGATATCGTTGCATACATGGGCGCAAATTCAAGCTTTGGATTACTGTCAGTGGCCTTAGAAACATGCGTTTCGTTAAGGAAAAGAATGTGAGGTTTGATGAGTATTTCAACATTGAAACGCATTGAAAATTAGAGCTAAGAtcgtgaatgttgcagaagttggtGAAGAGAAAATTTGAAaaattatcaagacacctttttAAATCTTTTGGACTACTCGTaaggttagactaatgggcctgtccGGTAGTTTTCTGTCTCCTGTTTCGTGCAGACTTTATGAGGGAGATTGACCTCTAAAAGTAATGCCTTGCTGCTATTGATCATCGCAAAACACTGTAGCTACATCTCTATATCATCATCGAGTGATTGTTGCTGCAGTTTGTAGGTGAGGGTTGTAATTACTGTATTTTTCCATTACCTACTCACACCCACAGTGAGCGAAGCAACATGACCCCGGGAGTATGCTCCCGATTACTTAGTTAGTACAGATGTCCAACACTGTTGCCTCTTGATGTTCCTTCAGTAGGCTGTAAACAAATTTTTACCTAATGAGCGACACTATACCTCTACGTTTATGAGATTTTTGTTGacgagtctgtagccatctatatcGTCTGCTGAAATTATAtcaatgattgagagagagagagagagagagagagagagagagagagagagagagagagagagagagagagagagagagagagagagagagagagagagagagagagagagagagagagagagagagagaagcaggtagaaatcatttttgtatttttttatcattcttatgGTTTTATTTCCTATTGTACTTTATCTCTCAATTTCTTCATCTAATCCGTTTCAATCATCGCCACGAACACCACTACTATCAACACCGAACACATCCAAACAACCGCAATCCAAACCATGGTGAAATAGCTCCTGCTGCTGGTGCGGCTGCTTGTGCCGGACGACGACTGAAAAGATCGAGAAAGATGGAAACGTTTGACATGAATGCAGAAGATAATCCTATACTCGCGAGCAGCAGAGGGTTGGACGAAGAAGAGttgatgaaagatgaagaaggggacaTTTCGAGATTGGCTggagaggaagatgacgaggaaaagaagaagctgTTTTTCCGCCTCTGGAGAACTGCCAGTTCCACCGTCACCGTGACTTCCTTCTCCACGATCCGCTCAGTCACCGTCTCAATTTCAATCATGTGTACTTACCCGAATATTGTCCTTAATTTATGTTAACTTctgtgcttttcttttttctattccatttttctctcGCGCTTTTTTGTTTCTCCTATTTCATCTTCATTAGctgttatctttctttcttcaaatATTCTTCTTAAAATATCTGCAACTCTCTCTGCTCTTTCTAATGATACTGTCCAGTCTTTTCCtcgtattcttctctctctctctctctctctctctctctctctctctctctctctctctctctctctctctctctctctctctctctctctctctctctctctctctctctttctttctttcttttcttcttcttcttcttcttcttcttcttcttcttcttcttcttcttcttcttcttcttctttcttctttttcttcttctcatccattTATAACAACGAAAATACGTGTATCTTTCACAACTCTTCATATGCAAAAAATACCGGACTTGGCCTTCGAAATCAACTAGTTGTAATGAAATCAATGGATGTATATATACATTATCGACCCCATAATACCTATATGCATAATATTTCCTGACtatggtatttttatttttacctatCACGATACTGGAgtgctgttgttttttttctgtagatATTCATCGCAATACCATATCATTATATCCTTATGCCTGTAAGTCTACCTCCTATACCGCCTCTTAGTTAAAACTCCCGCGGggtggggggaggaaagggggaggaaggcacTAAAATATTTATGTGGTCCTAGACGCATACCtgcaattattttatttttaactttcctcataattctctctctctctctctctctctctctctctctctctctctctctctctctctctctctctctctctctcttacgacaAACATTATGCACCGTAACTTGGACCTCGCAAGTTacggatctctgggtacggcataagcacacacacacacacacacacagacacacacacactgtatacccattcactgctaggtGGACAGGGGGCACGAATGAATGgaaactgcccatccgtctcttCGTCATCCGAGAATCGAACTCTAGACCACTTGGCTGTGAGGCGAAAGTTAGCAACTGCACTACGGAGacccgcgcgcgcgcgtgtgtgtgtgtgtgtgtgtgtgtgtgtgtgtgtgttaggctgaTGGCTGTTTGTGGTGAAGTTGAGTaagcaaggggagagagagagagagagagagagagagagagagagagagagagagagagagagagagagagagagagagagagagagagagagagagagagagagagaatgatcttttccttgcgcaacaaaccttacgatgcAAGGCTTTTGTCTCTTAGCATGTTCTCACTTGAGAAATGTTGCCTCTGTGGGAAACTAACCGAGTATTTTAAGGTTCTTactggctttacgaatgtggacaaatccaaacTGTTGATGATCGACGACACGTCTCGAATGAGAAATAAATGCACAAAACTGAAGTGTAAACAGTTATGCTCAGACTGCATCAATCTATTTCTCACCAACTTTGTCCTTCATTGATTTAGTGCAATACAGTCGGATTATATTAAAACAAACTCGACCACTAAATCCTCCGTCTTAATATTCCCTAAGGAAGATATTAATTCTTAAGGGCAgtttattgaaataacttctatATTTAAGGACGGACAACCTGGTCTGGACCGTAAGGTTTGTGTGGTCAAaagatctatgtaaatctctctctctctctctctctctctctctctctctctctctctctctctctctctctgaccacaaATAATATGCAACCTTTTAAAGAGcttgcaaatgtgtgtgtgtgtgtgtgtgtgtgtgtgtgtgtgtgtgtgtgtgtgtgtgtgtgtgtgtatgtatgtatgtgcgtgtgtgtgtgcgtgtgtgtgtgtgtgtgtgtgtgtgtgtgtgtgtgtgtgtgtgtgtgattcactcTGATCTGACCATGCGATAGACTCGCATTTgtcaggcaagagagagagagagagagagagagagagagagagagagagagagagagagagagagagagagagagagagagagagagagagagagagagagagagagagagagagatttacatagaaaattagaccacacagaccccatggtccagactaggtggtctgtccttaaacctaagtgaatctacactaatcagatggctccaaaacgttgcttttctactctagttaatattaagttcaaggaagtgacggtcgagcttgtttttaaataagtcaatcgtgttacactggaccactgatggtggaagcttattccattctcgcactacaacgttggtgaagaaaaatttggtgcagtctgaatttacttgtcgacatttgagttttatgccattgttcctcgttcgcaaagtgtcatctatcataaacaattttgttctgtctacattcgtgaaaccattaagtattttaaaacattcgatcagttttcctcggaggcgacgtttctcaagagaaaacatgttaagagtggaaagcctttcttcgtaggatttgttgcgcaaggaagggatcatttttgttgcccgacgctgaacaccttctaatttagcaatgtcctttgcatggtgaggagaccaaaattgtaccgcatattccaagtggggtctgactaaactattgtagagcggaagtattacatctttattcttgaatagaaagttccttttaatgaagcccaacattctgttctctttatttgctgcatcgatgcattgatgtgagaatttgaggtctgaCGCGATTTTGACTCCCAGGTCCTTATCgtactgaacgcttgtgagtttaacgccgcgcatttcgtattcgaacttcttatttcttgttccaacttgaagaacctggcacttgtctacgttaaagggcatctcctatctatccgaccaagatgaaattgtgtgcaaatcctcttgggggctttgcctgtcttcgtcagtgagaactgagttaccaatctttgtgtcgtctgcaaatttactaatgcgattattgagtccaacatccacgtcgttaatgtaaataatgaagagcactgggccaagaaccgagccctgagggacgccactagtgacaggcgcccactctgagttaaatccgtcaatcactactctttgttgtctgttgctcaaccaattcgcgatccattggtttccTTGACCgttaatacctatttgctttaatttataaagtaatttatgatgtgggactttatcaaacgctttctggaaatcaagatagactacgtccaatgatttggttacgtcataaactgagaagaggtcgttataaaaggtcaataggtttgataggcaggatcttttgttacagaagccatgttgtgaatccccaattaatgagtggctttcgaggtaactcacagttttgtctctaattatgctctcaagtagcttacctacaattgatgttagactaatgggtcggtagttaccaattagtctaacttcaattgtaggtaagctacttgagcataattagagacaaaattgtgagttacctcgaaagcctttgtcgagagagagagagagagagagagagagagagagagagagagagagagagagagagagagagagagagagagagagagagagagatttacatagaaaatcagaccacacagaccccatagtccagactaggtggtctgtcctgaaaCCTAAattattctacattaatcagaaggctccaaaacgttgcatttcaactctggtTGAtactaagttgaaggaagtgacggtcgagcttgtttttgaaggagtcaatcgtgttacactgaaccactgacggtgggagcttattccattctcgcactacaacgttggtgaagaaaaatttggtgcagtctgaatttacttgtctacatttgagttttacgccattgttccccGTAcgcaagtgtcatcgatcataaacaatgttgatctgtctacattcgtgagagagagagagagagagagagagagagagagagagagagagagagagagagagagagagagagagagagagagagagagagagagagagagagagagagagagagagagagagagagagagagagagagagagagagagacgaagaagaagagggacagCGGTTTATGATTAATGAGGCGAAGGGAactgaaggcaagagaagggaggggaaggaaggacgtaggggaggcaggaagaagggaaagggagagaagggaggaggagacaaacaAGGTAACAGGTAAGAGACAGGTATATAAGGGGGCTCTAACCCTTCACAGTCATCAGTCACTCAGACAATAACGCATTCACGCCAATATCCATCCTCAACAAATACAGGAAAGCCTCTAAAACgtgagtgtagtagtagtagtagtagtagtagtagtagtagtagtagtagtagtagtagtagtagtagtaggagtagtagtagtagtagtagtagtagtagtagttgttgttgtcgttcttttagtagtagcagtagtagtagtatatatatatatatatatatatatatatatatatatatatatatatatatatatatatatatatatatatatatatatatatatatatatatatatatatatatatatatatatatatatatatatatatatatatatatatatatatataaaataagtgATAAAATTAATAAGTATAATAGAAATTCTAATactgtgatgataataataataataataataataataataataataataataataataataataataataataataataataataataataataataataattataataataataataataataataataataataataataacaataataataataataataataataataataataataataataataataataataataataataataataataataaaagaaaaacaataataataataatagtaataataataataataataataataataataataataataataataataataataataataataataataataataataataataataataataataataatgataacaatacctTAAACATTGTCAAAACCTTCTCTCCCCTACAGAATCATGCAGTCCTCGCAGATGATGGttatgacggtggtggtggcggccatggcggtggtggtgatgatggtggtgacgccAGTGGAGGGTGCCGGGGCGGTGCTGGTCCCGGTTGTCACTACGACGGGCGTCACCACATCTGTCtccctcaccgccgccgccgcctcccttgGTGCTGTGGCTTTGGGGGCAACGGCAGTGGCGCTGGTGGCGGCGAacagaggtaaagaggaggaggagctggagcaagagtagtagtagtagtaggaggaggaggaagagtaagccgAGAAGTATAGGCCGAATGTGGATTGGTAAGAATGGGTAGTAAATGggagaacagtagtagtagtagtatagtagtagtagttgtagtagtaatagtagtagtaatagtagcagtagtagtagtagtagtagtagtagtaaataggaACATAAGATAGGCAGAAAAATAGAGGAACttaaattacaaaaataaataatttgATAGGAATTTAAAACTGAGACAAATAAGTAAAACGGATATGATTTACGAAAAGGAAAAAGTTTACTGAAATTCATTacaaaacaaaactgaaatatTATGTGAGGTCTGCAAGAAGCCAGATgacagacacagggaggaagagagagaaggaaggaggggaaaaagagaagaaaggaaggagacgaaggaagaaacgTAATAGTTGGATACGGGATCAGGTCAGTGGGTCATATACAGGGATGAAATCAAGataaggtcatgtgtgtgtgtgtgtgtgtgtgtgtgtgtgtgtgtgtgtgtgtgtgtgtgtgtgtgtgtgtgtgtgtgtgtgtgtgtgtgtgtgtgtgtgtttatggacaTGTTGACTTTGAGATATTCGATCTTAactgagttgtgtgtgtgtgtttgtgtgtgtgtgtgtgtgtgtgtgtgtgtgtgtgtgtgtgtgt is part of the Eriocheir sinensis breed Jianghai 21 chromosome 25, ASM2467909v1, whole genome shotgun sequence genome and harbors:
- the LOC127003613 gene encoding uncharacterized protein LOC127003613, giving the protein MFRTTPLEGPLSLSLKCVKVLLLFCLLSIATGTEKKDEDEGEAKLIVKNYTTTTWTFLSSFISTVPYTCYTSPAAGAAACAGRRLKRSRKMETFDMNAEDNPILASSRGLDEEELMKDEEGDISRLAGEEDDEEKKKLFFRLWRTASSTVTVTSFSTIRSVTVSISIMCTYPNIVLNLC